The Paracoccus aminophilus JCM 7686 genome window below encodes:
- a CDS encoding type VI secretion system ImpA family N-terminal domain-containing protein, with the protein MALDWLLDPVTEEAPCGPDLERSDDGEFLDYYFEAEGRLPERYFTPGAPNLLGGTEDLVFDPRSVQLKREVGAITALLQRSRDLRLLSLLARFQILAARPADFATTLEAMAELMAARLNEVHPQLDEGVSERRGALDALAEQTTVVMPLVYLPLLSHADVSYRRYLVASGEVVPRGAEAESEATTADLISLLKNPSNAPALSQLFAELTRAALALRRIAGLCMTNGHRAFTPDFTPALDTISDLQRLIREAVPGLTPWSETADAALPEVAAPIEAATAAPEDSAPVAVVAPIPTAGAVQIANHAEARATIEAAETYLAAFEPSSLSLLLVTQARLLVGKSIVEAIELLRPQQAELASFNLGSGLGFSLDMGRLRMLAQSVPGNQGDSPAAAETKPAAIRDRGELAASLRGVEDFYLRNEPASPVPVLLGGARTMLTKTFDAILSELLPSEAQQV; encoded by the coding sequence ATGGCTTTGGACTGGCTTCTGGACCCCGTGACGGAAGAAGCGCCTTGCGGGCCCGATCTCGAACGGTCGGATGACGGCGAATTCCTCGACTATTACTTCGAAGCCGAGGGCCGTCTGCCCGAGCGCTATTTCACCCCCGGCGCGCCGAATTTGCTGGGCGGCACCGAGGATCTCGTCTTTGATCCGCGCTCGGTCCAGCTCAAGCGCGAGGTCGGTGCGATCACCGCGCTCTTGCAGCGCAGCCGCGATCTGCGGCTTCTGAGCCTGCTCGCGCGGTTCCAGATCCTCGCCGCCCGCCCGGCGGATTTCGCGACCACGCTGGAGGCGATGGCCGAGCTGATGGCGGCGCGGCTGAACGAGGTGCATCCGCAGCTTGACGAGGGCGTCTCGGAACGGCGCGGGGCGCTCGATGCTTTGGCCGAGCAGACGACCGTGGTCATGCCGCTGGTCTATCTGCCGCTCTTGTCCCATGCCGATGTCAGCTATCGCCGCTATCTGGTCGCCTCGGGCGAGGTCGTGCCGCGCGGGGCCGAGGCTGAAAGCGAGGCGACGACGGCGGATCTGATCTCGCTGTTGAAAAACCCTTCGAATGCGCCCGCGCTCAGCCAGCTCTTCGCCGAGCTGACCCGCGCGGCTTTGGCGCTGCGCCGGATTGCGGGCCTGTGCATGACCAACGGGCACCGCGCCTTCACGCCGGATTTCACGCCTGCGCTCGACACGATCTCCGATCTGCAACGGCTGATCCGCGAGGCTGTGCCCGGGCTGACCCCCTGGAGCGAAACCGCCGATGCGGCCCTGCCCGAGGTGGCTGCTCCGATCGAGGCCGCCACCGCCGCCCCGGAGGACAGCGCGCCGGTCGCTGTCGTCGCGCCGATCCCGACGGCGGGGGCGGTGCAGATTGCCAACCATGCCGAGGCGCGCGCGACGATTGAAGCCGCCGAAACCTACCTCGCCGCCTTCGAGCCGTCGTCGCTGTCGCTGCTGCTGGTGACGCAGGCGCGGCTCCTCGTCGGCAAGTCGATTGTCGAGGCGATCGAGCTTTTGCGTCCGCAGCAGGCCGAGCTTGCCTCGTTCAATTTGGGCAGCGGTCTGGGCTTCTCGCTCGACATGGGGCGGCTGCGGATGTTGGCGCAATCAGTGCCGGGGAATCAGGGTGATTCTCCTGCCGCTGCGGAAACTAAACCTGCGGCAATTCGCGATCGCGGGGAACTCGCCGCAAGCTTGCGCGGGGTCGAAGACTTCTACCTGCGTAACGAACCTGCGAGCCCCGTGCCGGTTCTACTGGGGGGTGCAAGGACCATGCTCACGAAAACCTTTGACGCGATTTTGAGTGAGCTCTTGCCCTCGGAGGCCCAACAAGTCTAG
- the tagH gene encoding type VI secretion system-associated FHA domain protein TagH codes for MSLTLLIENYQILDDGGPASMVVPEGGLQVGRREGMGWVLPDASRHISGHHFDVYRQGEEWWLRDASTNGTFLHGMRHRLDGPHKLEHGDRFQVGQYVVVALMDAPSLQGGVNANSLPSYGGPVFAQETEADPWSMGGGLDPVDPLPRQHHGGQGDFENEFMAFPRHDAAAAHPVAAAPVAAVHPAAPPAATVAQSSASPFESGSVDAGLGGALAGGLVAPLAQAPAPAHAPVSPPQPAMAAADPGAGMLRAFCEGAGLPPDWGQGVPPEAFAYALGQTLRAATSEVMLALRDRASAKQFVRVGERTMRGATDNNPLKFLPDPEQAMEAMFLRPRAGFMTGAAGFDEALRDLRQHQAALFAALQPALMKLVGDLAPEDIEAGSETGRFGSNRKARAWETYVERWDAKAAPHENGMLDEFIQHFAAAYRDALAQGRGRGR; via the coding sequence ATGTCGCTCACGCTTCTCATAGAGAATTACCAGATCCTCGATGATGGCGGCCCGGCCAGCATGGTGGTGCCCGAGGGCGGGCTGCAGGTTGGACGCCGCGAGGGCATGGGCTGGGTCCTGCCCGATGCGAGCCGCCATATCTCGGGCCATCACTTCGATGTCTACCGCCAGGGAGAGGAGTGGTGGCTGCGCGACGCCTCGACCAATGGCACTTTCCTGCATGGGATGCGTCATCGGCTGGATGGGCCGCATAAGCTGGAGCATGGCGACCGCTTTCAGGTCGGCCAATATGTCGTCGTCGCGCTGATGGACGCGCCCTCGTTGCAGGGCGGCGTCAATGCCAATTCGCTGCCGTCCTATGGCGGGCCGGTCTTTGCGCAAGAGACCGAGGCCGATCCTTGGTCGATGGGCGGCGGGCTTGATCCGGTCGATCCCTTGCCGCGCCAGCATCATGGCGGGCAGGGCGATTTCGAAAACGAGTTCATGGCCTTTCCGCGCCATGATGCCGCCGCCGCACATCCGGTTGCAGCCGCGCCGGTCGCAGCGGTTCATCCGGCCGCCCCGCCTGCGGCCACTGTCGCCCAAAGCAGCGCCTCGCCTTTCGAGAGCGGCAGTGTGGACGCTGGTCTTGGTGGCGCTTTGGCGGGCGGTCTGGTCGCACCGCTGGCCCAAGCCCCGGCACCGGCTCACGCGCCAGTCTCGCCGCCGCAACCCGCCATGGCTGCCGCCGATCCGGGCGCGGGAATGCTGCGTGCCTTTTGCGAAGGCGCGGGCCTGCCGCCCGATTGGGGGCAGGGCGTGCCGCCCGAGGCTTTTGCCTATGCGCTTGGTCAGACCCTGCGCGCGGCGACCTCCGAGGTGATGCTGGCCCTGCGCGACCGCGCTTCGGCCAAGCAATTCGTGCGGGTCGGCGAGCGCACGATGCGCGGCGCCACCGACAACAATCCGCTGAAATTCCTGCCCGACCCCGAGCAGGCGATGGAGGCGATGTTCCTGCGCCCGCGCGCGGGCTTCATGACCGGCGCGGCAGGCTTCGACGAGGCTTTGCGCGATCTGCGCCAGCATCAGGCCGCGCTCTTCGCGGCCTTGCAACCGGCCCTGATGAAACTGGTCGGCGATCTGGCGCCCGAAGACATCGAGGCCGGTTCCGAGACCGGGCGCTTCGGCTCGAACCGCAAGGCGCGCGCTTGGGAGACCTATGTCGAGCGTTGGGATGCCAAGGCGGCCCCCCATGAGAATGGGATGCTCGACGAATTCATTCAGCATTTTGCAGCGGCCTATCGCGATGCCTTGGCGCAGGGCCGGGGACGCGGCCGGTAG
- a CDS encoding DUF6931 family protein, with the protein MIEHDANDKTCPPRRSLRYDTPEELYLLLPEVQTLTKMRPRQDEGNLQYLYRLRSSTTPEEAVTFAAFAALPSVACGWAYECLRLMADLLSPYEKPMMQDIAAWVVSPTTAMRHRLMREALFAPTRSPSVLLGLAVGWSTGGPAPNDPMRQPAFRTPQVINSAVLSGLARSDLSRRPVLLARFIDLAENLFGSY; encoded by the coding sequence ATGATAGAACACGACGCGAATGACAAAACCTGCCCTCCGCGCCGGTCTTTGCGCTACGATACGCCGGAAGAGCTTTATCTGTTGCTGCCCGAGGTCCAGACGCTGACCAAGATGCGTCCGCGGCAGGATGAGGGCAATCTGCAATATCTCTACCGGCTGCGCTCTTCGACCACGCCCGAGGAAGCGGTGACCTTTGCAGCCTTCGCGGCGCTGCCCTCGGTCGCGTGCGGTTGGGCTTACGAATGCCTGCGCCTGATGGCCGATCTGCTCAGCCCCTATGAAAAGCCGATGATGCAGGACATTGCGGCTTGGGTTGTCAGCCCGACCACCGCGATGCGCCACCGGCTGATGCGCGAGGCCTTGTTTGCGCCGACGCGCTCGCCCTCGGTCCTACTGGGGCTGGCGGTGGGCTGGTCGACCGGCGGGCCTGCGCCGAATGATCCGATGCGCCAGCCTGCGTTTCGCACGCCGCAAGTGATCAACAGCGCGGTCCTGTCCGGACTCGCCCGCTCGGATCTGTCGCGCCGCCCGGTGCTGCTCGCGCGCTTCATTGATCTGGCCGAAAATCTGTTCGGGTCCTATTGA
- a CDS encoding TetR/AcrR family transcriptional regulator: MAAIEAVVRREGVGGLSIDAVAKEAGISKSSVVYDFRNKAGLLAAFTRDRLDTHRRVIEDQFRDDDRPNRSLRAMLHCSQERPSAEETQVAMLISSAMRSEEECHNIMRDEVSRMFVQIREEAPDARRARLAYIALYGLKSLEFFGFHQFEAGERQELLSDITEFLDLDDPSPRPGPAPSS, translated from the coding sequence ATGGCCGCGATCGAAGCGGTGGTCCGCCGCGAAGGAGTCGGCGGCCTGTCGATTGATGCCGTCGCCAAGGAAGCGGGGATCTCGAAATCCTCGGTGGTCTATGATTTCCGCAACAAAGCCGGGCTTTTGGCCGCCTTCACGCGCGACCGGCTCGACACCCACCGCCGGGTGATCGAGGACCAATTCCGCGACGACGACCGCCCGAACCGTTCGCTGCGCGCCATGCTGCATTGCTCGCAAGAGCGTCCCTCTGCCGAGGAGACGCAAGTGGCCATGCTGATTTCCTCGGCCATGCGCTCGGAAGAAGAATGCCATAATATCATGCGTGACGAAGTCTCGCGCATGTTTGTCCAGATCCGCGAAGAAGCGCCGGATGCGCGCCGTGCGCGTCTGGCCTATATTGCGCTCTATGGCTTGAAGTCGCTTGAGTTTTTCGGCTTCCATCAGTTCGAGGCTGGGGAACGTCAGGAGTTGCTGAGCGATATTACCGAATTTCTCGACCTCGACGATCCCTCTCCCCGACCCGGACCAGCCCCGTCCTCGTGA